The DNA window CTGGTAAGATGCTTTACACTGGTTGATTTTACCGAACCGGGAAGTGAAGCGTTCTACGAGAGTGTACAGGAGGCGTGGAACTATCTGGACGGACAGATGCAGGGCCAGGGCAAACCGGATGTCAATATCAGTCTGATCGGTCATACCCACATCGATGTGGCATGGCTGTGGAGACTTCGTCATACCAGAGAAAAAGCAGCCCGCTCTTTCTCAACCGTAAACCGTCTGATGGAAAAATATCCGGAATACCTGTTTTTACAGACACAGCCGCAGCTCTATGATTTTATCAAAGAGGACTACCCGGACATTTATGAACATATCCGGGAACGTGTGAAAGAAGGCAAATGGGAGCCTTCCGGTGCGATGTGGGTAGAATGTGACTGTAACATCGCTTCCGGCGAATCGATCATCCGCCAGATTCTGGTAGGAAAGAATTTCTTCAAAAAGGAGTTCAATTACGAGAGTGAATATCTGTGGCTTCCGGATGTCTTCGGCTACTCCTGGGCGCTGCCGCAGATACTGAAAAAATCAGGCGTGGATACGTTTATGACAACCAAGATCAGCTGGAACGACACCAACCGTCTGCCGTATGATACATTCCGCTGGAGGGGTATGGACGGGACTGAGGTGACCGCGCATTTTGTGACGACGACAGATCCGGGTGAAGATTATTATACATATAACGGAAATACCAGTCCGCAGGCGATTCGCGGGGTATGGGAGCAGTACAAGAATAAAGATACCAATAAAGATCTGCTGATTTCGTTTGGGTTTGGGGACGGAGGTGGTGGTCCAACCAGAACACACATCAAACAGGCGCAGATGGCAGATAAGATTCCGGGACTGCCGCATGTGAAGATGGAAAAACCGACGGATTATTTTCGACGTCTGAACCGGACGATGAAAGAGAATCCGATGGATGGTTATGTGCCGGTGTGGGACGGAGAATTGTATCTGGAATTCCACCGTGGAACGTATACTTCTCAGGGCTACAATAAAAAGATGAACCGCCGGATGGAGTACCGCATGCGTGATGTAGAGATGGAATCTATGCTCGCACAGGTACTGAAAGGGGTTCCGTATGATTACGAACGGATCCTGAAAGCATGGAAAATCATTCTGTGCCATCAGTTCCATGATATTTTGCCGGGATCGTCCATCCGGGAAGTCTACGAGGACAGCCACGCAGAGTACGCAAGAGCGGCCAAACTGCTGGATCAGGTATGTGAAGCGGTAGAAGGAGCTCTGTATCAGCCGGAAGAAGGAACGTATACGCTGTTTAACAATTCCAACTGGGCAAGAAGCGGCGAAGCATGGATCCCGATGAGCGAAGAAGCCTTACAGATGTATCGGGGCGGAAAAGTTCTGGATGCGCATGGAGAAGAAGTCAAAGCAGTATGGGAAGAACAGGGAGTCCGCATCTGGGTAAAAGAGATTCCGCCATTTGCTTTTGCAACCTTCCATCCGGAGGCCGGAGAGCACAGAACGGACAAAGAGAGTGTGGACGTTACTTCCATCGAGACATCGTATTATCAGATCGCATGGAACGAAGCCGGACAACTGACGAGAATCTTTGATAAGAAAGCCGGACGGGAAGTTCTTCCGGAAGGAAAATGTGCCAATGAACTGCAGGTATTTGAAGACAAACCACGCTGCTTTGATGCCTGGGAACTGGAACCGACCATTGATCTGAAAAAGGAGGTCATAAAGGAATGTGTACAGACCAGAGTACGCCAGGATGCGATCGGCTGGCAGGTAGATTTTACCTGGAACTATCATAAGTCACAGATTCAGCAGACCATGTGTCTGTATGAAGAAGATCCGCGCATTGATTTTAAGACACAGGTGGACTGGCAGGAACGTCAGAAACTGTTAAAAACCAGTTTT is part of the Blautia faecicola genome and encodes:
- a CDS encoding alpha-mannosidase is translated as MPFDFHNRDRIEHLLEEIEQMRYKDRRDLSGFSFWEDDGSVGNREPQGEGVPVEQGFCWTGWDRYNWLTVTAKIPESWSGQDVRALFDFGASVGTGNNGDPESLLYINGKTYQAVDGNHHEVFLDVEKEGYIQEMKFRLWSGLSGGGVPVDNVMEIRQAQIAILDHPCDDLYYLAKAALETYDLLPANHEYKEWILNCLVRCFTLVDFTEPGSEAFYESVQEAWNYLDGQMQGQGKPDVNISLIGHTHIDVAWLWRLRHTREKAARSFSTVNRLMEKYPEYLFLQTQPQLYDFIKEDYPDIYEHIRERVKEGKWEPSGAMWVECDCNIASGESIIRQILVGKNFFKKEFNYESEYLWLPDVFGYSWALPQILKKSGVDTFMTTKISWNDTNRLPYDTFRWRGMDGTEVTAHFVTTTDPGEDYYTYNGNTSPQAIRGVWEQYKNKDTNKDLLISFGFGDGGGGPTRTHIKQAQMADKIPGLPHVKMEKPTDYFRRLNRTMKENPMDGYVPVWDGELYLEFHRGTYTSQGYNKKMNRRMEYRMRDVEMESMLAQVLKGVPYDYERILKAWKIILCHQFHDILPGSSIREVYEDSHAEYARAAKLLDQVCEAVEGALYQPEEGTYTLFNNSNWARSGEAWIPMSEEALQMYRGGKVLDAHGEEVKAVWEEQGVRIWVKEIPPFAFATFHPEAGEHRTDKESVDVTSIETSYYQIAWNEAGQLTRIFDKKAGREVLPEGKCANELQVFEDKPRCFDAWELEPTIDLKKEVIKECVQTRVRQDAIGWQVDFTWNYHKSQIQQTMCLYEEDPRIDFKTQVDWQERQKLLKTSFPVDVRAVDARFDIQDGNIRRPITRNTTWEAAKFEVAAHKWVDLWETGYGLAVLNDCKYGHDIKEDTIRLTLLKSAVEPDYTADRGTHVFTYAILPHSCEWYEAGIEQSAFALNNPLTAVKGAAALGQESWLSFDQENLVVDAWKREENGNRVILRFHEFQGRRGEVTVHTRLDVKQWCECNLMEEPGEFKDGEIRVTLKPYEIKTLMFEV